Proteins from a single region of Pseudorasbora parva isolate DD20220531a chromosome 22, ASM2467924v1, whole genome shotgun sequence:
- the cflara gene encoding CASP8 and FADD-like apoptosis regulator a, which yields MADGFSIMVNKVTASLNNEECRILLYLCTDLFANSCVEDLRGALLAFAKQRQDQAGQSQAGDALLMELMFRMKRFDILKKHFGTNKQQVERTLQEGRALSDYRVLMADVNENLDKEELQSLIFLLNSILPKERMARATSFLDVVVELEKLDEVSCDKLDLLEECLRNIQRMDLVKRIQAYQNRGQNVPCAVTKVQNSYKFTPGTCQSSVKPVRQPQCCSQELKSLKLSVPETGKQQQQAFVEEYQINPEHRGLCVIIDCVGSDGEMLNRTFEHLGFIVIFHSLLGLKETQKVLKDLTQNRRLQRVNHFVCCLISRGTDTHLLATDSNSHGMILDLRQLFSPNQCPSLCGKPKLFFTQIYRTTEPPLTPSIDDECIETDGPKCQRSEPPTVPVSADVLWSVCTAEAKLLEGSGHRSVYLHALNSALLRGHERKMPLLDIMTEVNRNVFRHNQQNPQKYQLQLSHTLRNNLYL from the exons ATGGCGGATGGATTTTCTATCATGGTAAACAAAGTGACCGCATCCCTTAATAACGAGGAGTGTAGGATCCTTCTGTACCTTTGTACAGATTTATTCGCCAACAGCTGTGTGGAAGATTTGAGGGGAGCTTTGCTGGCCTTTGCCAAACAGAGACAGGATCAAGCTGGGCAGTCTCAGGCTGGGGATGCCCTGCTGATGGAGCTCATGTTCCGAATGAAGCGTTTTGATATCCTAAAGAAACATTTTGGCACCAACAAGCAACAGGTGGAAAGAACTCTGCAGGAGGGAAGGGCCCTCTCAGATTACAG GGTTCTAATGGCAGATGTAAATGAAAACCTGGACAAGGAGGAATTACAGTCTCTTATCTTTCTTCTGAACAGTATCCTGCCCAAAGAAAGAATGGCTAGAGCTACT AGCTTTTTAGATGTGGTGGTGGAGTTGGAGAAGTTAGATGAAGTATCTTGTGATAAGCTAGACCTTCTTGAAGAGTGTTTGAGGAACATTCAAAGAATGGACCTTGTCAAAAGGATTCAGGCCTACCAGAATAGAG gTCAGAACGTACCATGTGCAGTCACTAAAGTTCAGAATTCCTACAAG TTCACACCTGGGACGTGTCAGTCTTCAGTTAAACCAGTGAGACAACCGCAATGCTGTTCTCAAG AGTTAAAAAGTTTAAAGCTTTCGGTGCCTGAAACAGGGAAGCAACAACAACAG GCTTTTGTGGAGGAGTATCAAATAAATCCTGAGCACAGAGGCCTGTGTGTGATTATTGACTGTGTTGGCTCTGATGgag AGATGTTGAATCGGACATTTGAGCATCTGggtttcatagtcattttccaCTCTCTCCTGGGTCTGAAAGAAACCCAGAAGGTCTTGAAGGATCTGACCCAGAACCGGAGACTTCAGAGGGTCAACCACTTTGTCTGCTGCCTCATTAGCAGAGGAACAGACACTCATCTCTTGGCTACAGACTCTAACAGCCATGGCATGATCTTGGATCTCAGGCAGCTTTTCAGCCCGAATCAGTGTCCCTCTCTGTGTGGTAAACCCAAACTCTTCTTCACCCAGATCTACCGAACCACAGAACCCCCCCTAACACCCTCAATAGATGATGAATGCATTGAGACAGATGGACCAAAATGCCAGCGTTCTGAACCGCCGACCGTCCCAGTGTCAGCGGATGTCCTTTGGAGTGTGTGCACCGCAGAGGCAAAACTGCTGGAAGGTTCTGGCCATCGGTCGGTTTACCTGCATGCATTAAACTCTGCCTTACTGAGGGGACATGAGAG aaagatgccTTTATTGGACATCATGACCGAGGTCAACAGAAACGTGTTTCGTCACAATCAGCAGAATCCTCAGAAGTATCAACTACAACTCTCTCATACACTACGGAACAATCTTTACTTGTAa
- the tmem169a gene encoding transmembrane protein 169a translates to MMSEGASGDISGLELEGVIGTEETPVNTLQRSAEEEGTTTRRKKKKKKKEIIYRSDLEDDDAGEGTSANIDGTFSPPPDEEEEDIPPDSRFVTLTGTITRGKRKGQMVDIYMTLTDKELRDMARSKERLDAECDGLAEAKQKSCALGVSQGPHVLLWSLSCSPFIFILSFITSFYYGTLTWYNVFLVYNEERSFLHKITVCPLLILLYPVLIMALCVCMGVYAAVTQLSWVFGEWWLAVRDLEKGFFGWMCGKLGLEDCAPYNIVELLDSDTLSGTLQGKRMDEVEHTSTL, encoded by the exons ATGATGAGTGAAGGGGCGTCTGGAGACATCAGTGGTTTGGAGCTGGAGGGAGTGATTGGGACAGAGGAGACCCCAGTGAACACGCTCCAGAGATCAGCAGAGGAGGAGGGAACCACCACtcggaggaagaagaagaagaaaaagaaagagatcATCTACCGCTCTGACCTGGAGGATGATGACGCTGGGGAGGGGACCTCTGCGAATATAGATGGAACCTTTAGTCCTCCACCTGATGAAG AAGAAGAGGATATCCCTCCTGACAGCCGTTTCGTGACCCTGACTGGCACCATCACCCGAGGGAAGAGGAAAGGTCAAATGGTGGACATCTATATGACCCTTACTGACAAAGAGCTGAGAGACATGGCACGCTCCAAAGAGCGTCTAGATGCGGAATGTGACGGGCTCGCGGAAGCCAAGCAAAAATCCTGCGCGCTGGGCGTCAGCCAGGGCCCTCACGTTCTTCTCTGGAGCCTTTCCTGCTCCCCCTTCATCTTCATTCTCTCTTTCATCACGTCGTTTTACTACGGAACACTCACCTGGTACAACGTCTTCCTGGTTTACAATGAGGAACGCAGCTTTCTGCACAAGATAACGGTGTGTCCCTTGCTCATTCTGTTATATCCCGTTCTGATCATGGCGTTGTGTGTTTGTATGGGGGTGTATGCCGCTGTGACCCAGCTCTCCTGGGTCTTTGGAGAATGGTGGCTGGCGGTGAGGGACCTGGAGAAGGGCTTTTTTGGGTGGATGTGTGGTAAGCTGGGGTTGGAGGACTGTGCCCCGTACAATATTGTAGAGCTGCTGGACTCTGACACTCTCTCCGGGACCCTCCAGGGGAAGAGGATGGATGAGGTTGAACACACTTCTACTTTGTGA